A section of the Branchiostoma lanceolatum isolate klBraLanc5 chromosome 19, klBraLanc5.hap2, whole genome shotgun sequence genome encodes:
- the LOC136425264 gene encoding tripartite motif-containing protein 3-like, which produces MATMDPGKQEISLLGGILSCGICGGSKEKELKASVCLHLFCEDCLREKAGEDGTFSCPRCKKAVALPAGGVDDLENSLWVHDVRRALESRPAAPDSPPAIREGSCEHPVENARIFCENCDKAICEDCVQDPNPHKGHQVRLLSDAIKRKQGEVQTVISSCLVGVSKGGATLNKLDASDRTLRARRDKLVKEIEKEAQVLIDRIVARRERLGADVEATYNEKSRLLQEKRSETIETVAHLLHAVEKAETSCKEDNYLRLSGAKSDMIHLSQRLIHVTAEIDLDAFDLGLKFTSKGIPEDEAFRIGRVEDLPVIRRVSSDSTDSRDDGPVDANENRAKNGVTINGNNNGEKNGVAENSDETVLAEHREEQCRTSDRSVMIGRAGTKQQQFNHPCGLAVSEDDVIFVADTENKRIQVLNSDGEFVRVMPTLSKTWLGRNTEHAPVWLAVSPEGNLYVTYQRKPGVDVFQEDGAFVTSFARNVKSSRVTISPLDGNMVVGSESGIRIFTSDGQAQKAFSGPAFLGGVAVSPQGDILVSDRREHCVKVYRPDGKLQRTLSGWGEKEGQCYSPRGICVDRRGNVIVADRDNGRVQMFNSSGKFLRVLGTRADGLDRPEEVALLSDGRIVVLDSVHQCLFIISP; this is translated from the exons ATGGCGACGATGGACCCGGGCAAGCAGGAAATATCACTTCTCGGAGGGATTTTGTCGTGTGGCATTTGCGGAGGATCAAAGGAGAAAGAACTGAAGGCGTCGGTATGCCTTCACCTGTTTTGCGAGGACTGTTTGCGAGAGAAGGCTGGAGAAGACGGGACATTCTCGTGCCCGAGGTGTAAGAAAGCTGTGGCTCTTCCAGCCGGGGGTGTCGATGACCTTGAAAACAGCCTGTGGGTACATGACGTCAGGAGAGCGCTAGAAAGTAGGCCGGCCGCGCCAGACTCGCCGCCGGCGATCCGAGAAGGCAGCTGCGAACACCCCGTGGAAAACGCGCGGATCTTCTGCGAGAACTGCGACAAGGCTATCTGCGAGGACTGCGTCCAAGACCCCAACCCACACAAGGGTCACCAGGTGCGCCTACTCAGCGACGCCATCAAGCGGAAGCAAGGAGAAGTGCAAACAGTGATATCGTCATGTCTTGTTGGCGTTTCAAAAGGTGGGGCGACCCTGAACAAGTTAGACGCTTCTGATAGGACTCTTCGCGCTAGAAGAGACAAACTCGTTAAGGAAATCGAGAAAGAAGCTCAGGTCTTGATTGACAGGATCGTTGCACGACGCGAGCGTCTAGGAGCAGACGTCGAAGCGACGTACAACGAAAAAAGTCGCCTCCTTCAAGAGAAGAGATCGGAGACGATAGAGACGGTCGCACACTTACTTCACGCGGTAGAAAAAGCCGAGACGTCTTGTAAGGAGGACAATTACTTAAGACTGTCAGGGGCGAAGTCAGACATGATACATCTGAGCCAGAGGCTTATACACGTCACAG CTGAGATTGACCTTGACGCCTTTGACCTTGGCTTGAAGTTCACGTCCAAGGGTATTCCTGAGGACGAGGCGTTTAGAATCGGCCGAGTCGAGGATCTACCGGTCATCCGTCGGGTCAGTTCGGACAGTACGGACAGTAGAGATGACGGACCGGTGGACGCTAACGAAAACAGAGCGAAAAACGGGGTCACTATAAACGGCAACAACAATGGTGAAAAGAACGGTGTGGCTGAAAACTCTGACGAAACGGTGTTAGCAGAGCACAGGGAAGAGCAGTGTCGCACATCGGACAGGTCCGTCATGATCGGAAGAGCCGGCACGAAACAACAACAGTTCAACCACCCGTGCGGACTCGCCGTCTCCGAAGATGACGTCATCTTCGTCGCCGACACCGAGAACAAGCGAATCCAGGTGCTGAACAGCGACGGCGAGTTCGTGCGCGTCATGCCGACGCTCAGCAAGACGTGGCTTGGGAGGAACACGGAGCATGCGCCGGTCTGGCTCGCAGTCAGCCCCGAGGGGAACCTCTACGTCACCTACCAGAGGAAACCGGGAGTCGACGTGTTTCAGGAAGATGGCGCCTTCGTGACGTCATTCGCGCGAAACGTCAAGTCCAGTCGGGTCACGATTAGTCCGTTGGATGGGAACATGGTGGTTGGGTCGGAGAGCGGGATTCGGATCTTCACGTCGGACGGCCAGGCGCAGAAGGCGTTCTCTGGTCCGGCGTTCCTGGGCGGGGTGGCCGTCAGCCCACAGGGCGACATCCTGGTGTCCGACAGGCGGGAACACTGCGTCAAGGTCTACAG ACCCGACGGTAAGCTCCAGAGAACGCTGAGCGGTTGGGGCGAGAAGGAGGGCCAGTGTTACTCCCCGCGGGGCATCTGTGTGGACCGCCGCGGGAACGTCATCGTGGCGGACCGGGACAACGGCCGGGTGCAGATGTTCAACTCCAGCGGCAAGTTCCTCAGGGTGCTGGGAACGAGAGCGGACGGGCTGGACCGACCAGAAGAGGTCGCGTTGCTAAGCGACGGTCGAATCGTCGTCCTAGACTCTGTGCATCAGTGTCTGTTTATCATCTCGCCATag